The genomic stretch TTTGCCAGCTAAGGTTTATCATTAAAATTGAATGGGAAGTATCAGAGTggatgtatattttatttcattgcgCATAGCAAAACGGAGCGTCCAGTCGTTGCCCTAATTCGAAACCAGTTCCGTTGACGTATTACGAGAAGATGTCAATCCTCAACAAGCATAACGAACTAAGACAGAAAGTTGCCAGAGGGGAAGAACCTCGTGGTAATCCTGGACCCCAGCCTCCAGCCAGCGACATGAATTGGCTGGTAAATTCTCTTCCGTTCATTACGCTGGCGCTTGTAGTATCGAAAAACGATTGATcgtatcaatttattattactctCGTATTTCCTTAGAGATGGGACGAGGAATTGGCACAGATTGCTCAACGTTGGGCTGATCAGTGCACGATAAATCCTCACGACACGTGCAGGAATGTCGGTAAGATTGAGATAAACGTAAAATTAATCAACCTCTTCATTAAAATCTTTTGCGGCGGGgtgtcggtttttttttttttttttttcttttcttctcgatTTAGAAAGATTTCGCGTCGGTCAAAACGTCATGAAGCACTGGACAACGTCTAGCAGAAGTCCGTCTCTCGTACCATTCGTCGAGGCTTGGTACGACGAGGTCCAATTATTCGACAGTCGCGATGTTGCTGCGTTTAGGTGAGTCTTTCGTAGTTTACATTAATCCTACTCACTTACAGCTGTGGAAAATTTCACACGGGGGTTAATCAGACCCCGGTCAACGTTTGAAGGTTATTACCGCACTCGACATTACGTTACGCAAAGTTCCCTCTTGGAACGAAATTCTGCCgagagaaaatttaacaattccGAAATAGACTCCAATCTTAGTTttagcaaagaaaaaaaaaaaaaaaataaatacgacGTTGGATGATGTGGGagaaattgttgaagcaaaaaaaaaaaagtaaaacaacaTGCAATGCGTACACGGGGTCTCTGAGAatccaaagtttttttttaaccattctTCGTTTTACTTATGAACAAACAAACCTGATCCAACCACGCTGACtttaaaattgtacgttaAAGACGGTTCTGGGCTCGTTTATCTGGGGATAAATGTAGGATCAACTTATAGTTTTgcctttgaaaaaatgtcagatTCAACGCATCATGGGGACACTACAGTCAGCTCGTTTGGGGGGAAACGATGTTCGTTGGTTGTGGAAGATCGAGTTATATGGACAGCGGATTTCACCACACTAGATTTGTCTGCAATTACGGGCCTGCTGGAAATGTCATCACTCAAAAGGTTTACACTGTTGGTAAAGCTCGGTACCTCGCTTAGGAAATTATATGCTTCGTGTAAAATATTGGTattgtttaaattatttttctattcaataTGTAATATctattatgtgtatataatatcgCGTATTTATTTTGCACGGTCGTTTTTTCCGTGAATGTAGGCAGAAAGATGTTTGTAATccatatgaaaatatattatccTACATACCAATATCCTTGTTTATTCGGGAACTCTTTATTTGATACCGTCTCAATTATGAAACCGTTTTCATTCCTGTTCTTTTGACGTCTCAACGacttttatattcattttatacccGACTCAACCGTAATATTAACTCTTTCGACCTGAAAAGCGGGACGAAAGTGGAATATTTTTCCCTCTCAACTGTTgcggggtaaaaaattaaaccttATTCCCTCATTTGCGGGGAAAAAAGTTCACTTTTCTCCagcaaatttcatttctcttaCAAATAGGGGGAAAAAGTTCACTTTTCTCCCGCGTTCGCGGCAAATATCGATAGAATATATTACATATCAATCTTTAGTTGGACCATTTGAAccaactaaaaatttttttaggcCAAAGGTCTTGAAACGAcgcaaataaatattcatttcgcGGGCCGTGAACAGGCACATTTAGTtgattcaacgatttttttctctcatcgtCAGTGTATTTAAACATCGGTAAAACTTTTGGATATCTAACTTTTAACGGATAACGTTAACTTGccttaaattttaaaaaaatttcaaaacattcaACACCTCAACTATTATCGAAGTTAACTTTTTGAGTAGCGAATTAACGATTAACGAACTTATCTTTTGTACAAACTTTGACCGGTTTTCTCCAGCTTTGCTTAATATCAACCCAAAAGGATAAATAATCCCGGTCTGATCCCTTGTCCGCCTAGCGTGGATCGCTCAAATACACCCTAAACCGTTCGAAGTGTCGAAGCTGCTCGGCCATGAGCCTTTAATTTTCCTAACAGCTTTACATGACAAATGGTGCCGAAGGCTGTTCGGAAGTCGCATTGGCATAATAAGGGTGATCATCCGGTTATAATGGCATATTCTTAGCATCACCAGTCCATTTACTTAAGGCGGACTGAGTGATCTGCTCTTGAAGAGATCCCGATCGATACGGATCCTGAAAGTACTTTGACTCTAAGTAAGCGGTAAGATCTGTATTAACAATCCCTTCctccagagagagagagagagaggcgttTATTTTAACTTATTGTTTAAACTTAGTGAAAACTTTCTGTTACTTGTCGAGAGtgttggtgatttttttttttagttttttactCGACGACGCTTAGACGTTAGCATTCGTTTATAA from Neodiprion virginianus isolate iyNeoVirg1 chromosome 3, iyNeoVirg1.1, whole genome shotgun sequence encodes the following:
- the LOC124301013 gene encoding venom allergen 3-like; translated protein: MCLYPQNGASSRCPNSKPVPLTYYEKMSILNKHNELRQKVARGEEPRGNPGPQPPASDMNWLRWDEELAQIAQRWADQCTINPHDTCRNVERFRVGQNVMKHWTTSSRSPSLVPFVEAWYDEVQLFDSRDVAAFRFNASWGHYSQLVWGETMFVGCGRSSYMDSGFHHTRFVCNYGPAGNVITQKVYTVGKARYLA